The Chloroflexota bacterium genome window below encodes:
- a CDS encoding trypsin-like peptidase domain-containing protein — MIDQDDPDAQPSEPEVQRYGPPPSQPTRPTWDNPAWSRASAQQTQPRERRSLGVVPVMTIALVTAIVSGSLSAAAVANLLRPSSGGVTNAPTGSSVSQVHIDESSAVITAVARVMPAVVVIESRSNGGVIGGANGTGSGFIFDSNGWILTNKHVVDGADEISVQLNDSRVFSGRVYGIDTLTDLAIVKIDATGLPVATLGSSEELQLGQLAIAIGNPLGNFENTVTTGVVSGLGRQIQAGDSTGSSSEQLNNLIQTDAAINPGNSGGPLINSAGQVIGINTAVNQDAQGIGFAIPISVARPIVELALAGEPLARPWIGVFYKLVDPQVAKDLGLAVDHGVLIDKPANGDPAIFAGSPADKAGLAEGDIVVAVDGDAVDADHDLSTRILPHVPGDKVTLSVVRDGQTLEISVTLGTLPQTP; from the coding sequence ATGATCGATCAAGACGACCCCGACGCCCAGCCCTCTGAACCCGAGGTCCAGCGCTACGGGCCCCCACCGAGCCAGCCGACACGACCAACCTGGGACAACCCGGCCTGGTCGCGGGCGTCGGCCCAGCAGACCCAACCCCGGGAGCGGCGCAGCCTGGGCGTCGTCCCGGTCATGACCATCGCGCTGGTGACGGCGATCGTCTCCGGCTCCCTCTCGGCCGCGGCCGTGGCGAACCTCCTGCGGCCCAGCTCGGGTGGCGTGACGAATGCGCCGACCGGCAGCTCCGTGAGCCAGGTGCACATCGACGAATCGAGCGCGGTCATCACGGCCGTCGCGCGTGTGATGCCTGCCGTGGTCGTCATCGAGTCGCGCAGCAACGGGGGAGTCATCGGCGGCGCGAACGGGACCGGCTCCGGGTTCATCTTCGACTCGAACGGGTGGATCCTCACCAACAAGCACGTCGTCGACGGCGCCGATGAGATCAGCGTCCAGCTGAACGACAGTCGCGTCTTCAGCGGTCGCGTGTATGGCATCGATACGCTGACCGACCTGGCCATCGTCAAGATCGATGCCACCGGGCTGCCGGTCGCCACCCTCGGGTCGAGCGAAGAGCTCCAGCTGGGGCAACTGGCGATCGCCATCGGCAACCCGCTTGGAAACTTCGAGAACACGGTCACCACCGGCGTCGTCTCCGGGCTGGGTCGGCAGATCCAGGCGGGTGACTCCACCGGCAGCTCGTCCGAGCAGCTGAACAACCTGATCCAGACCGATGCCGCCATCAACCCCGGCAACTCGGGCGGGCCGCTGATCAACAGCGCCGGGCAGGTGATCGGCATCAACACCGCGGTCAACCAGGACGCTCAAGGGATCGGCTTCGCGATCCCGATCAGCGTAGCGCGGCCCATCGTCGAGCTGGCGCTGGCCGGCGAGCCGCTCGCGCGGCCCTGGATCGGCGTCTTCTACAAGCTGGTGGACCCGCAGGTCGCCAAGGATCTCGGGCTCGCGGTCGACCATGGCGTGCTCATCGACAAGCCCGCCAATGGGGATCCGGCGATCTTCGCGGGGAGCCCCGCGGATAAGGCCGGCCTGGCCGAGGGTGACATCGTGGTGGCGGTCGATGGCGACGCGGTCGACGCGGACCACGACCTGTCGACTCGCATCCTGCCCCACGTACCCGGCGACAAGGTGACCCTCAGCGTGGTCCGAGATGGGCAAACGCTGGAGATCAGCGTGACGCTTGGGACGCTCCCGCAGACGCCTTAA
- a CDS encoding HAMP domain-containing sensor histidine kinase produces MQRLNVRLVIALASVALIALLISGATLNQILPGLFVSQAETRARIAAAATALLIEDNASRVPPEVLGTPELRNTQFLLPMARTAANTLAQGTVSIFNADGSLAASASPDDATDTELRSQGLRPDPAVADQGVTQTFRDLGGLPEPIRLTIIVSEPYTSRLATLDSVRGTLIFAGVIALAVSMVLGALVARRMTTPLARLRRASSRLAQGELDERAPRSDIVEIDDLARQFNVMADRLSESLRMLEADRDRLREFVADVSHELRTPIAALRAFTELQRDGQVDEATRREFLDRSSEQISRLDWMSTNLLDLSRIDAGIFPLDVRPGDLRDPMRSVVEAHAELAEQRGVSLLSEVPPAPVMLPFDRERIVQLLSNLVGNGLKFTPRGGQVRVTLTDEPEGAVLEVRDSGPGILASELPHVFERFFRGTNVGDARASGSGLGLAIARSIVEMHAGQIEVASAIGEGSSFTVRLPRTATVQQGQ; encoded by the coding sequence ATGCAGCGCCTGAACGTGCGGTTGGTCATCGCGCTGGCCAGCGTGGCGCTGATCGCCCTGCTCATCTCCGGTGCAACGCTGAACCAGATCCTACCCGGCCTCTTCGTGAGCCAGGCCGAGACGCGTGCCAGGATCGCCGCGGCCGCGACGGCCCTGCTCATCGAGGACAACGCCTCGAGAGTGCCGCCGGAGGTTCTCGGCACACCGGAGCTCCGCAACACGCAGTTCCTGCTCCCGATGGCCCGGACGGCTGCCAACACGCTTGCGCAGGGCACCGTCTCGATCTTCAATGCCGATGGGTCGCTGGCGGCGAGCGCCTCGCCTGACGACGCCACCGACACCGAGCTGCGCTCGCAGGGTCTTCGGCCGGATCCGGCTGTTGCCGACCAGGGCGTCACGCAGACGTTCAGGGACCTGGGCGGCCTTCCCGAACCGATCAGGCTCACGATCATTGTTTCGGAGCCGTACACCAGCCGGCTGGCGACGCTCGACAGCGTGCGCGGCACGCTCATCTTCGCGGGGGTCATCGCGCTGGCCGTGTCAATGGTCCTGGGCGCCCTCGTCGCCAGGCGCATGACGACCCCGCTGGCGCGCCTGCGGCGCGCCTCGAGCCGCCTGGCTCAGGGAGAGCTGGACGAACGGGCGCCTCGCTCCGACATCGTCGAGATCGACGACCTGGCCCGGCAGTTCAACGTGATGGCGGATCGCCTCTCCGAATCGCTGCGCATGCTGGAGGCCGATCGCGATCGGCTCCGCGAGTTCGTGGCCGACGTGTCGCACGAGCTGCGCACGCCGATCGCCGCGCTGCGGGCCTTCACCGAGCTCCAGCGAGACGGCCAGGTGGACGAGGCCACGCGGCGCGAGTTCCTCGATCGCTCGAGCGAGCAGATCAGCCGGCTGGACTGGATGAGCACCAACCTGCTCGACCTGTCGCGCATCGACGCGGGGATCTTCCCACTCGACGTGCGACCGGGCGATCTGCGCGACCCGATGCGCTCCGTGGTCGAAGCGCACGCCGAGCTGGCCGAGCAGCGCGGCGTGTCGCTGTTGAGCGAGGTTCCACCGGCACCGGTGATGCTGCCGTTCGACCGCGAGCGCATCGTGCAGCTGCTGAGCAACCTCGTCGGCAATGGCCTGAAGTTCACCCCGCGGGGCGGACAGGTACGGGTCACGCTCACCGATGAACCGGAGGGTGCCGTGCTCGAGGTCCGCGACTCGGGGCCGGGCATCCTCGCATCGGAGCTTCCCCACGTCTTCGAACGCTTCTTCCGCGGCACGAATGTCGGCGATGCGCGAGCCTCCGGCAGCGGGCTGGGATTGGCGATCGCGCGATCGATCGTCGAGATGCACGCCGGGCAGATCGAGGTTGCCAGCGCGATCGGCGAGGGATCGTCATTCACCGTGCGCCTGCCACGCACCGCGACGGTCCAGCAAGGTCAATGA
- a CDS encoding response regulator transcription factor yields the protein MAGTIMIVEDEPAVARGVQVALEREGYSTAIVGTGEEAVKQFADIAPDLILLDVRLPGIDGFEVCRQLRRETRAPVLFLTARADEVDKVVGLEIGADDYLVKPFSVRELVSRIKALLRRAYGELADTQTGRTLRRGDLVIDLERRRVTRGNERISLTTTEFDLLRHMATKPGRVYTRTQLLELVRDYEALEADERTINVHISHIRDKIEPDPAQPRFIKTVRGVGYAFSED from the coding sequence ATGGCTGGAACGATCATGATCGTCGAGGATGAGCCGGCGGTGGCGCGGGGCGTCCAGGTTGCCCTCGAGCGCGAGGGCTACAGCACCGCCATCGTCGGGACGGGCGAGGAGGCGGTGAAGCAGTTCGCCGACATTGCGCCCGACCTGATCCTGCTCGACGTCCGGCTGCCCGGGATCGATGGCTTCGAGGTCTGCCGTCAGCTGCGCCGCGAGACACGCGCACCGGTCCTCTTCCTGACGGCGCGTGCCGATGAGGTCGACAAGGTGGTGGGGCTCGAGATTGGAGCCGATGACTACCTGGTCAAGCCGTTCAGCGTCCGCGAGCTGGTGAGTCGCATCAAGGCGCTGCTGCGACGCGCCTACGGCGAGCTGGCCGACACGCAGACCGGGCGCACGCTGCGCCGCGGCGACCTGGTGATCGACCTCGAACGAAGGCGCGTGACCCGCGGCAACGAGCGCATCAGCCTGACCACGACCGAGTTCGACCTGCTCCGCCACATGGCCACCAAGCCGGGGCGCGTCTACACCCGAACGCAGCTGCTCGAGCTGGTCCGCGACTACGAGGCCCTGGAGGCCGACGAGCGGACGATCAACGTCCACATCAGCCATATTCGCGACAAGATCGAGCCGGACCCCGCCCAGCCCCGCTTCATCAAGACGGTGAGGGGCGTCGGGTATGCATTCAGCGAAGACTGA
- a CDS encoding 50S ribosomal protein L25 has translation MDLEIAVNARDVYGKQNKRLRTTGVVPGVLFGKTTGSIPVQLDAKALDALYRQAGRTSVVKVAVDGGQPTSAIIKGIQRNPLTGKALHVDFFAVDLTHEMLADIPLVFTGTSPAVDLEGAILFTSLDHLKVRGLPGDLPHEVEVDLAPLVDLEATIHVRDLVVDEKVTVINDPDELVAKVTPPREEEVIEPVVVEGEGEEGAEGEGEEGAEGEGAGEGASATDEGDEGDES, from the coding sequence ATGGACCTGGAGATCGCCGTCAACGCACGCGACGTGTACGGCAAGCAGAACAAGCGCCTGCGGACCACCGGCGTGGTGCCCGGCGTCCTGTTCGGCAAGACGACCGGCTCGATTCCGGTCCAGCTCGACGCGAAGGCGCTCGACGCCCTCTACCGCCAGGCGGGCCGCACCAGCGTGGTCAAGGTCGCGGTCGACGGTGGCCAGCCGACGAGCGCGATCATCAAGGGGATCCAGCGCAACCCGCTCACCGGGAAGGCGCTGCACGTGGACTTCTTCGCCGTCGACCTGACCCACGAGATGCTGGCCGACATCCCGCTCGTCTTCACCGGCACCTCACCGGCCGTCGACCTCGAGGGGGCGATCCTGTTCACCTCGCTCGACCACCTCAAGGTGCGCGGCCTTCCCGGCGACCTGCCCCACGAGGTCGAGGTTGACCTCGCCCCGCTGGTCGACCTCGAGGCAACGATTCATGTTCGCGACCTGGTGGTCGACGAGAAGGTGACCGTCATCAACGACCCCGATGAGCTGGTCGCCAAGGTCACCCCGCCGCGCGAGGAGGAGGTCATCGAGCCTGTCGTCGTCGAGGGCGAGGGCGAGGAAGGTGCCGAGGGCGAGGGCGAGGAGGGCGCCGAGGGCGAGGGTGCTGGGGAGGGCGCCTCAGCGACCGACGAGGGCGACGAGGGCGACGAGAGCTAA
- a CDS encoding amino acid permease, protein MTQSREDAIRQDVRDLHGLGYAQELLRSMGGFSNFAISFSIISILTGAVILYNLGLTLAGPAAVGLGWPLVTLFTLMIAATMAEIASAYPTAGGLYYWASKLRNKDWGWWTAWLNLGGQISIVAGINYSAAFYLCATILNPLFGVDPNVETFGVLNAIWITGILIAIEIGFNVAGTRIVALMNDLSVWWHIFFVLAIAFALFAFGSQTTHDLGFLFTVAPGTNADGVSWQQVIPFGVAGAFALSLLQSQWTYTGYDASAHVAEETVFARRASAWGVFLSVAVSAVAGYIVLVALTLKMSSPADVLANSGGGGGVQYILEQNLGAGLNALGGLLAAGVAFAMTFCGFSSIASAGRMLFAFSRDEGVPGSGWLKKVSHRWRTPSNSVIAISTLSWLLIVLIYVLTNLFQGDPLFLIGGITSVSTVLLYWAYGVCIWLGMRGDQSWRSRQTWSLGRWSRPMAWLSVIWIVLFSPVFLYPFALNPASWIIVGSFLVLLLIYYFVWARNRFRGPVPQGTEQELSDIEREFSQAAAEIGA, encoded by the coding sequence ATGACGCAATCACGCGAAGATGCCATTCGGCAGGACGTTCGCGACCTGCACGGTCTGGGCTACGCCCAGGAGCTGCTCCGCAGCATGGGCGGGTTCTCCAACTTCGCGATCAGCTTCAGCATCATCTCGATCCTGACCGGCGCGGTCATTCTCTACAACCTCGGGCTCACCCTCGCCGGTCCAGCCGCCGTTGGTCTCGGCTGGCCGCTGGTCACGCTCTTCACCCTGATGATCGCAGCAACGATGGCCGAGATCGCATCCGCCTACCCGACGGCGGGCGGCCTCTACTACTGGGCCAGCAAGCTCCGCAACAAGGACTGGGGCTGGTGGACCGCCTGGCTCAACCTCGGGGGCCAGATCTCCATCGTCGCCGGCATCAACTACTCCGCCGCCTTCTACCTGTGCGCCACGATCCTGAACCCGCTCTTCGGGGTCGATCCGAACGTCGAGACGTTTGGCGTCCTCAACGCAATCTGGATTACAGGGATCCTGATCGCCATCGAGATCGGCTTCAATGTCGCCGGGACCCGGATCGTCGCGTTGATGAACGACCTCTCGGTGTGGTGGCACATCTTCTTCGTACTGGCGATCGCCTTCGCGCTCTTCGCGTTCGGCAGTCAGACAACGCATGACCTTGGGTTCCTGTTCACCGTGGCGCCCGGCACCAATGCCGACGGCGTATCGTGGCAGCAGGTCATCCCGTTCGGGGTTGCCGGCGCCTTTGCGTTGAGCCTCCTCCAGTCGCAGTGGACCTACACCGGTTACGACGCCTCCGCTCACGTGGCCGAGGAGACCGTGTTCGCCCGCCGGGCATCCGCCTGGGGCGTCTTCCTCTCGGTGGCGGTTTCGGCGGTAGCCGGCTACATCGTCCTGGTCGCCCTCACCCTGAAGATGTCGAGCCCGGCTGATGTGCTTGCCAACAGCGGCGGCGGCGGCGGCGTCCAGTACATCCTCGAGCAGAACCTCGGCGCCGGCCTGAATGCGTTGGGCGGACTGCTGGCGGCGGGCGTGGCCTTCGCCATGACCTTCTGCGGCTTCTCATCCATCGCGTCGGCCGGACGGATGCTCTTCGCCTTCAGCCGCGATGAGGGCGTGCCAGGCAGCGGATGGCTGAAGAAGGTGAGCCACCGCTGGCGCACCCCCAGCAACTCGGTGATCGCGATCAGCACCCTGAGCTGGCTCCTGATCGTCCTGATCTACGTCCTCACCAACCTATTCCAGGGCGACCCGCTCTTCCTGATCGGAGGGATCACGTCCGTCAGCACCGTGCTCCTGTACTGGGCGTATGGCGTATGCATCTGGCTCGGGATGCGCGGCGACCAATCATGGCGCAGCCGTCAGACATGGAGCCTGGGCCGGTGGAGCAGGCCGATGGCCTGGCTCTCCGTGATCTGGATCGTCCTGTTCAGCCCGGTCTTCCTGTACCCGTTCGCGCTGAACCCGGCGTCGTGGATCATCGTGGGCTCGTTCCTGGTGCTGCTGCTCATCTACTACTTCGTCTGGGCCCGGAACCGCTTCCGCGGTCCTGTGCCGCAGGGCACGGAGCAGGAGCTGAGCGATATCGAGCGCGAGTTCTCGCAAGCGGCCGCCGAGATCGGCGCCTGA
- a CDS encoding glutamine synthetase family protein translates to MANEHKGNHPKLAELKAMVRDGRIDTLIVALTDMQGRLMGKRVQGQAFLNGAIDHGAHFCTYLLGTDMEMNTPDGFQLMNWETGYGDWIADPLWDTMRVVPWLEKTALVLSDTIDHHGHEIAVSPRTMLKRVVERATKQGFRVMAGSEFEYYLLTDTYEQAWKKGYVGLERFGYYNEDYHLLQATKGEPIHGKLRNLMTEAGIPVEFSKGEAAPGQHEVNIHYTDVLEMADQSVIFKHGAKEIAYLNGFGLSFMAKPDHTWTGSSGHLHMSLWDRAGKKSLFYDAKGEPYGMSKTMRHFLGGMMKYSRELAVFWAWNVNSYKRYAVASWAPVNVVWGRDNRTTGFRIVGEGSGLHVEDRFPGGDMNSYTTYAAVVGAGLLGIEREIEPPDEYIGNGYVATDCDRMPRALHEAIRELEGSEAAAEIFGANVVAHYLNAARVEQETYDAVVHPWDRERYLERG, encoded by the coding sequence ATGGCCAACGAGCACAAGGGCAACCACCCGAAGCTCGCCGAGCTGAAGGCGATGGTGCGCGACGGGCGGATCGACACGCTCATCGTGGCGCTGACTGACATGCAGGGGCGCCTGATGGGCAAGCGCGTCCAGGGCCAGGCCTTTCTGAACGGAGCCATCGACCACGGCGCGCACTTCTGCACCTACCTGCTCGGCACCGACATGGAGATGAACACGCCGGACGGCTTCCAGCTGATGAACTGGGAGACCGGCTACGGCGACTGGATCGCCGATCCGCTGTGGGACACCATGCGGGTCGTGCCCTGGCTGGAGAAGACGGCGCTGGTTCTCTCCGACACGATCGACCACCACGGCCACGAGATCGCCGTCTCGCCGCGGACGATGCTGAAGCGCGTCGTCGAGCGCGCCACCAAGCAGGGGTTCCGCGTCATGGCCGGCTCAGAGTTCGAGTACTACCTGCTGACCGATACCTACGAGCAGGCCTGGAAGAAGGGCTACGTCGGGCTCGAGCGCTTCGGCTACTACAACGAGGACTACCACCTCCTGCAGGCGACCAAGGGCGAGCCGATCCACGGCAAGCTGCGCAACCTGATGACCGAGGCCGGGATCCCGGTCGAGTTCAGCAAGGGGGAGGCGGCTCCCGGCCAGCACGAGGTCAACATCCACTACACCGATGTCCTGGAGATGGCCGACCAGTCGGTCATCTTCAAGCACGGCGCCAAGGAGATCGCCTACCTCAATGGCTTCGGCCTCTCCTTCATGGCCAAGCCGGACCACACCTGGACCGGGTCGAGCGGCCATCTGCACATGTCGCTGTGGGACAGGGCCGGCAAGAAGTCCCTCTTCTATGACGCCAAGGGCGAGCCCTACGGCATGTCCAAGACCATGCGCCACTTCCTGGGCGGGATGATGAAGTACTCGCGCGAGCTGGCCGTCTTCTGGGCCTGGAACGTGAACTCCTACAAGCGCTACGCGGTCGCCTCGTGGGCCCCGGTCAACGTGGTGTGGGGCCGGGACAACCGGACGACCGGCTTCCGCATCGTAGGCGAGGGGTCAGGGCTGCACGTCGAGGACCGCTTCCCCGGAGGCGACATGAACTCGTACACGACCTACGCGGCGGTGGTCGGAGCGGGGCTGCTCGGCATCGAGCGCGAGATCGAGCCGCCCGATGAGTACATCGGCAACGGCTACGTGGCGACGGACTGCGACCGCATGCCAAGGGCCCTGCACGAGGCGATCCGCGAGCTGGAGGGGAGCGAGGCGGCGGCCGAGATCTTCGGCGCCAACGTCGTGGCGCATTACCTCAATGCGGCGCGCGTCGAGCAGGAGACCTACGACGCGGTCGTCCACCCTTGGGACCGCGAGCGCTACCTGGAGCGCGGCTGA
- a CDS encoding glucose 1-dehydrogenase: MRLEGKVAIITGAGSGMGRVAAQLFGAEGAKVVVAEFDEAAGNETVESVQKAGGEATFVRTDVSNEADAKAMVDHAVATFGRVDVLYNNAGVMPEPDHSVIDTDVATWDKVMAVNVRGVFLGCKYAIPQMLEQGAGSVINISSFVALLGCSVPQDAYTASKGAVLSLTRSLAVQFGPRGVRSNAICPGPIETPLLMDWLLKDEAAKQLRLARNPTGRFGKPEEVVSAAIYLASDESRWTNGASFVIDGGISVNYF; the protein is encoded by the coding sequence ATGCGACTCGAGGGCAAGGTCGCGATCATCACCGGGGCCGGCAGCGGCATGGGCCGCGTCGCGGCGCAGCTCTTCGGCGCGGAGGGCGCAAAGGTCGTGGTCGCTGAGTTCGACGAGGCGGCCGGCAACGAAACCGTCGAATCTGTGCAGAAGGCAGGCGGCGAGGCGACCTTCGTGCGCACCGACGTCAGCAACGAGGCCGATGCGAAGGCCATGGTCGACCACGCGGTGGCGACCTTCGGCCGGGTCGACGTCCTCTACAACAACGCGGGTGTCATGCCCGAGCCGGATCACTCGGTGATCGACACCGACGTCGCCACCTGGGACAAGGTGATGGCCGTCAACGTGCGCGGCGTCTTCCTGGGTTGCAAGTACGCGATCCCTCAGATGCTCGAGCAAGGGGCGGGATCGGTCATCAACATCAGCTCGTTCGTGGCGCTGCTGGGCTGCTCCGTCCCGCAGGACGCCTACACGGCCTCCAAGGGAGCTGTGCTGAGCCTGACCCGCTCGCTGGCGGTGCAATTCGGCCCACGCGGTGTGCGTTCGAACGCCATCTGCCCCGGCCCGATCGAGACGCCGCTGCTGATGGATTGGCTGCTGAAGGACGAGGCAGCCAAGCAGCTGCGCCTGGCGCGCAACCCGACCGGGCGCTTCGGAAAGCCCGAGGAGGTCGTCAGCGCCGCGATCTACCTCGCCTCGGACGAATCGCGCTGGACGAACGGCGCCTCATTCGTGATCGACGGCGGCATCAGCGTCAACTACTTCTAG
- a CDS encoding aldehyde dehydrogenase family protein: MTTQTSAQPAVTNVRMIIGGEQVDAADGQTFDVMNPATGEIIARAPLGGAEDVDRAVKAAQSAFEGPWSTWSASKRGRTLQKYSNLVKQNMEELAQLESRNVGKPISSARGEAFAVSLVFEYYAGAANKLFGETIPVSTPGLDFTLREPIGVVGLIVPWNFPMNMASWKLGPALAAGNTTILKPASYTPLTAIRLGELALEAGFPPGVVNVVTGPGGSAGAALAGHSGVGKIAFTGETTTGQEIMRLGAGNVKKISLELGGKSPNIVFADADLERFATESPLAVFDNAGQDCTARSRIFVEASVHDRVVELFTDATRKLVVGDPSQEATQMGSLVSERQRERVSDYIAIGRDEGAELVYGGEAPSGEVFDIGAYLMPTIFDGASTDMRIVREEIFGPVVAIIPFSDEADAIRLANDTPYGLSGSIWSRDIGRALRVAKAIKAGVLSVNSNSSVHTEAPFGGYKMSGTGRELGMHALELYTEVKNVFVDLT; this comes from the coding sequence ATGACCACGCAGACAAGCGCCCAGCCGGCCGTCACCAACGTGAGGATGATCATCGGCGGCGAGCAGGTCGACGCCGCGGACGGGCAGACCTTCGACGTCATGAACCCCGCCACCGGCGAGATCATCGCCCGAGCCCCGCTCGGCGGCGCCGAGGACGTCGATCGCGCGGTCAAGGCCGCGCAGTCCGCCTTCGAGGGTCCGTGGTCGACCTGGTCAGCCTCCAAGCGGGGACGGACGCTGCAGAAGTACTCGAACCTCGTGAAGCAGAACATGGAGGAGTTGGCCCAGCTCGAGAGCAGGAACGTCGGCAAGCCGATCAGCAGCGCTCGGGGCGAGGCATTTGCGGTCAGCCTCGTGTTCGAGTACTACGCCGGCGCTGCCAACAAGCTCTTCGGCGAGACGATCCCGGTCAGCACCCCGGGGCTCGACTTCACTCTTCGCGAGCCGATCGGGGTCGTCGGCCTGATCGTCCCCTGGAACTTCCCGATGAACATGGCCAGCTGGAAGCTCGGCCCCGCGCTGGCGGCCGGCAACACCACCATCCTCAAGCCGGCCAGCTACACGCCGCTGACGGCGATTCGCTTGGGCGAGCTGGCGCTGGAGGCGGGCTTCCCGCCCGGCGTCGTCAACGTCGTCACGGGGCCTGGCGGCTCGGCCGGCGCGGCCCTGGCCGGTCACTCGGGGGTCGGCAAGATCGCCTTCACCGGCGAGACGACGACGGGGCAGGAGATCATGCGGCTGGGCGCCGGCAACGTGAAGAAGATCTCGCTGGAGCTCGGTGGCAAGAGCCCGAACATCGTCTTTGCCGATGCGGACCTCGAGCGCTTCGCCACGGAGTCGCCGCTGGCGGTCTTCGACAACGCGGGGCAGGACTGCACAGCCCGCAGCCGGATCTTCGTGGAGGCCTCGGTCCACGATCGGGTGGTCGAGCTCTTCACCGATGCGACCCGCAAGCTGGTCGTCGGCGATCCATCGCAGGAGGCCACCCAGATGGGCAGCCTCGTCAGCGAGCGGCAGCGGGAGCGCGTGAGCGACTACATCGCCATCGGTCGTGACGAGGGAGCGGAGCTGGTCTACGGTGGCGAGGCGCCCAGCGGCGAGGTGTTCGACATCGGCGCCTACCTGATGCCGACCATCTTCGACGGCGCCAGCACCGACATGCGCATCGTGCGGGAGGAGATCTTCGGCCCGGTGGTGGCCATCATCCCGTTCAGCGACGAGGCGGATGCGATCCGCCTGGCGAACGACACGCCGTACGGGCTGTCCGGCTCGATCTGGAGTCGCGACATCGGCAGGGCGCTGCGCGTCGCCAAGGCGATCAAGGCCGGGGTGCTATCGGTCAACAGCAACAGCAGCGTGCACACCGAGGCGCCGTTCGGCGGCTACAAGATGAGCGGCACGGGGCGCGAGCTGGGGATGCATGCGCTGGAGTTGTATACCGAGGTCAAGAACGTCTTCGTCGACCTGACGTAG
- a CDS encoding gamma-glutamyl-gamma-aminobutyrate hydrolase family protein (Members of this family of hydrolases with an active site Cys residue belong to MEROPS family C26.), whose protein sequence is MSDGPRIVVTLHGPEQAALEEPTWASFDNYLDAVRRAGGDPVALDPTSRDAERAEALAAMDGLLLPGGADLDPALYGEVPHPAVAVEGARDDLELAAWTAARERGVPILGVCRGFQAINVFSGGGLVQHLEGHDSPTSAPQAHELYLDPASRLAGILGEDEALRRTEVNSYHHQAIRPADLAPGLVASAMAPHEDGELVEALEADDPQDWLIGVQFHPERPEFIGPEFDRLWCAFVDAARATSGRRRRS, encoded by the coding sequence ATGAGCGATGGACCCCGGATCGTCGTGACCCTGCATGGTCCGGAGCAGGCAGCGCTCGAGGAACCGACCTGGGCCTCGTTCGATAACTACCTCGACGCGGTGCGCCGCGCCGGCGGTGACCCGGTCGCGCTCGACCCGACGTCGCGTGATGCAGAGCGCGCGGAGGCCCTGGCCGCGATGGACGGGCTGCTCCTGCCGGGCGGCGCGGATCTCGACCCGGCTCTGTATGGGGAGGTGCCGCATCCCGCGGTGGCGGTGGAGGGAGCTCGCGACGATCTGGAACTGGCTGCGTGGACGGCCGCACGCGAGCGTGGCGTGCCGATCCTCGGCGTATGTCGCGGCTTCCAGGCGATCAACGTCTTCTCAGGTGGAGGACTGGTGCAGCACCTCGAGGGGCACGACAGCCCGACCAGCGCTCCGCAGGCGCATGAGCTGTACCTGGATCCGGCGTCGCGCCTGGCGGGGATCCTCGGTGAGGACGAGGCACTGCGCCGCACCGAGGTGAACTCGTACCACCACCAGGCGATTCGACCCGCCGACCTCGCCCCTGGGCTGGTCGCGTCCGCGATGGCGCCACACGAGGACGGCGAGCTGGTCGAGGCGCTGGAGGCAGACGACCCGCAAGACTGGCTGATCGGCGTCCAGTTCCACCCGGAGCGGCCGGAGTTCATCGGCCCCGAGTTCGACCGCCTGTGGTGCGCCTTCGTCGACGCCGCGCGGGCTACGTCAGGTCGACGAAGACGTTCTTGA
- a CDS encoding NUDIX domain-containing protein — protein sequence MTENKTRSEGWPAHRVTGVDVWPYREFEGTAEFLLLHRSGRDGAPFWQGVSGWIESGEAPHLAALRELREETGLEAAELYSVDAVFDLYAWRRGTVEAIVPFAALVAAEAEPQLSAEHDEWRWEPFAEAVQLVPYEPQRATLRRISADLLERPDLAHLYRIGPPFEGREKGR from the coding sequence GTGACCGAGAACAAGACACGCAGCGAGGGCTGGCCCGCGCACCGTGTGACGGGCGTTGACGTGTGGCCGTATCGCGAGTTCGAGGGCACGGCCGAGTTCCTGCTGCTGCATCGGTCCGGGCGTGACGGCGCTCCGTTCTGGCAGGGAGTCTCCGGCTGGATCGAATCCGGCGAGGCCCCGCACCTTGCCGCCCTGCGCGAGCTGCGCGAGGAGACCGGGCTCGAGGCCGCGGAGCTGTATTCGGTGGACGCCGTATTCGACCTGTACGCGTGGCGGCGGGGAACGGTCGAGGCGATCGTCCCGTTTGCCGCGCTGGTCGCTGCCGAGGCGGAGCCGCAGCTGTCCGCGGAGCACGACGAGTGGCGCTGGGAACCGTTCGCGGAGGCCGTCCAGCTGGTCCCTTATGAGCCGCAACGGGCAACCCTGCGACGGATCTCGGCTGACCTCCTCGAGCGTCCGGACCTCGCGCACCTGTACCGCATCGGGCCGCCATTCGAGGGGCGCGAAAAAGGTCGTTGA